Proteins co-encoded in one Pieris napi chromosome 10, ilPieNapi1.2, whole genome shotgun sequence genomic window:
- the LOC125053156 gene encoding laccase-like yields MAYTLARNIVLLALAASVYSKDFVVQSPVEVTTDTIEATTDHVLNTRNESTDKSTEEPNIKVLDNTPKPLESASKVLLPIISNDSFNDLKYQVKRRNNTIVPPRTVEVPKKPIRQILKNEYKTHVQYDEVTGELISGEHPCQRDCVEGGEPMICYYHFSLELYMTMSKACFDCPYNETDCDRIDCIPADGISRPLTVINRRMPGPAIEVCQNDRIIVDVENDLMTEGTTVHWHGQHQRGTNYMDGTPYITQCPILPETTFRYQFNATQAGTHFWHSHSGMQRADGAAGPFIIRKPKSQEPHGVLYDYDRADHVMLITDWIHDLSLAMFSDHHHSLGDNKPPTLLVNGVGRFKIFNDTNTTKPKYMKTARFNVEQGYKYRFRVINAEFLNCPIEMSVDGHNITIIASDGYDLVPITATSLVTYAGERFDFVLETNNEIDNYWIRFRGLMDCDERFTKAKQVAVLHYEGAMEVEPSGDPTWEELHNEGLQLNALNKGEEDEETISVAEMRSLEGYDDSLKEVADYQFYIAYDFYPKNNSHYHRSPYYGYYQVPNPDNRLYTPQLNHISMKMPSSPLMISRPSADNFCNASSIDESCKEGYCECSHVLSVKKNAVVELIIVDEGVTFDANHPFHLHGYYFRVVGMRRLAEEITVDEIKAYDKAGLMKRNLKNPPLKDTVTVPDGGYTILRFKADNPGYWLFHCHIEFHVEVGMALVFKVGEEKDFPPIPRDFPRCGNYMPDNMVEHETTPKPSNDNQFISITHWWPVVYVNNTSGAVKITSSVYAILCIWTLRILLRYI; encoded by the exons ATGGCTTATACATTGGCGAGAAATATTGTGCTTTTGGCATTAGCTGCAAGTGTTT attcAAAAGACTTTGTTGTGCAATCACCAGTTGAAGTAACCACTGACACGATAGAAGCAACTACAGATCATGTATTGAATACAAGAAACGAGAGCACGGACAAAAGTACAGAAGAaccaaatataaaagtattagaCAATACTCCTAAGCCTCTGGAAAGCGCTTCTAAAGTTCTACTGCCAATTATATCAAATGACTCATTCAATGACCTTAAATATCAAGTAAAAAGGCGAAATAATACGATAGTACCCCCACGGACAGTGGAAGTACCCAAAAAACCTATAAGACAGATATTAAAGAATGAGTATAAAACACATGTGCAATATGATGAAGTAACTGGTGAACTAATAAGCGGTGAACATCCTTGTCAAAGGGACTGTGTGGAGGGTGGTGAACCAATGATATGTTACTATCACTTTAGTCTTGAATTATATATGACAATGAGTAAAGCTTGTTTTGATTGTCCatataatgaaacagattGTGATAGAATTGACTGTATACCAGCTGATGGGATCAGTCGGCCGTTGACAGTGATAAATAGGAGAATGCCTGGACCTGCTATTGag gtatgtCAAAACGATCGTATAATTGTGGATGTTGAGAACGATCTGATGACCGAAGGCACCACGGTGCACTGGCATGGACAGCATCAGAGAGGTACAAACTACATGGATGGAACACCATACATAACTCAGTGCCCTATATTGCCTGAAACTACTTTTAG GTACCAATTCAATGCTACCCAAGCTGGGACACATTTTTGGCACTCTCACTCTGGGATGCAGAGAGCTGATGGGGCTGCTGGTCCCTTCATCATCAGAAAACCCAAGTCACAGGAGCCACATGGAGTTCTTTATGATTACGATAG GGCGGACCACGTGATGCTGATAACTGATTGGATACATGACCTGTCCTTAGCTATGTTCAGTGATCATCACCACTCATTAGGAGACAATAAGCCGCCGACTCTATTGGTCAACGGTGTGGGCAggttcaaaatatttaacgacACCAATACTACTAAGCCAAAGTATATGAAGACGGCAAGATTTAATGTTGAACAG ggCTACAAGTACCGTTTTCGTGTCATCAACGCGGAGTTCTTAAACTGCCCTATTGAGATGTCGGTTGATGGCCACAATATCACCATCATTGCGTCTGATGGTTACGACCTAGTCCCTATTACTG CTACATCACTCGTGACGTACGCCGGGGAGCGTTTTGACTTTGTACTGGAGACCAACAATGAAATCGATAATTACTGGATTCGTTTCCGTGGATTGATGGATTGTGATGAAAG ATTCACTAAGGCAAAGCAAGTGGCTGTATTGCATTACGAGGGGGCGATGGAGGTGGAACCAAGTGGAGATCCCACCTGGGAGGAGCTACATAATGAGGGACTT cAACTAAACGCTCTTAATAAAGGTGAGGAAGATGAAGAAACAATAAGTGTGGCTGAAATGAGGTCCCTCGAAGGATACGATGACAGTTTAAAGGAGGTCGCAGACTATCAGTTTTACATTGCGTATGATTTCTACCCGAAGAACAATTCTCATTATCACAGATCACCGTATTATGGATATTACCAAG TTCCAAATCCCGACAATCGTCTATATACACCACAACTCAACCACATTAGTATGAAGATGCCATCGAGTCCCCTTATGATCTCTCGGCCATCTGCCGATAACTTCTGCAACGCATCAAGCATAGACGAATCATGCAAAGAAGGCTACTGTGAGTGTTCTCACGTTTTATCAGTGAAAAAGAACGCGGTAGTAGAACTGATTATAGTAGACGAGGGTGTAACGTTTGATGCTAACCATCCTTTCCATTTACACGGGTATTACTTTAGAGTAGTTGGTATGAGACGGCTAGCTGAAGAAATCACTGTAGATGAAATCAAAGCATATGACAAAGCAGGCCTCATGAAACGAAATCTGAAAAATCCTCCCCTCAAAGATACAGTGACGGTACCGGACGGTGGCTACACAATTCTAAGGTTCAAAGCTGACAATCCTGGATATTGGTTATTCCACTGTCATATTGAATTTCATGTAGAAGTAGGCATGGCGCTGGTATTTAAAGTGGGCGAAGAAAAAGATTTCCCTCCTATACCACGAGATTTTCCAAGGTGTGGTAATTATATGCCTGATAATATGGTGGAACATGAAACTACACCAAAACCTAGTAATGataatcaatttatttcaattacacATTGGTGGCCAGTggtttatgttaataatacGTCAGGAGCTGTTAAAATTACGTCATCAGTTTATGCTATTTTATGTATCTGGacattaagaatattattaaggtATATCTAG